The Ruania alba genome has a window encoding:
- a CDS encoding cytochrome c biogenesis CcdA family protein → MNWLNDLGATFAETVFSGSMLAAAPVALIAGFISFASPCVLPLVPGYVGYVGGMVGADTAGTRSGGGGTATVAAPARRRLVLGVLAFVAGFTAVFTATTMALAGVGLALVQWQEEITRVLGVVVILMGLAFLGAVPFLQQERRIQLSPRAGVWGAPLLGVVFGLGWIPCIGPTLAAVQTLAINGADPARALALVLLYCVGLGLPFVLVALGLRSSQRMLTVLRRHRLLIKRIGGSLLVLIGLALVTGLWGQLVGSLQGLIADFEVLV, encoded by the coding sequence ATGAACTGGCTGAACGACCTCGGCGCCACGTTCGCCGAGACCGTCTTCTCCGGCTCCATGCTGGCGGCCGCGCCGGTGGCACTGATCGCCGGATTCATCTCCTTCGCCTCCCCGTGCGTGCTGCCGCTGGTGCCCGGTTACGTCGGTTACGTCGGTGGCATGGTCGGCGCCGACACCGCGGGCACCCGGTCGGGAGGAGGCGGCACCGCCACCGTGGCCGCCCCGGCGCGTCGGCGTCTCGTGCTCGGAGTGCTCGCCTTCGTGGCCGGCTTCACCGCCGTGTTCACCGCCACCACGATGGCCCTGGCCGGTGTCGGCCTCGCGCTGGTGCAGTGGCAGGAAGAGATCACCCGGGTGCTCGGTGTGGTGGTGATCCTGATGGGGTTGGCCTTCCTCGGCGCCGTGCCTTTCCTGCAGCAGGAACGCCGGATCCAGCTCAGCCCGCGCGCCGGGGTCTGGGGAGCGCCGCTGCTCGGCGTGGTGTTCGGCCTCGGCTGGATCCCGTGCATCGGTCCCACTCTTGCCGCTGTACAGACCCTCGCGATCAATGGCGCCGACCCGGCGCGCGCCCTGGCGCTGGTGCTGCTCTACTGCGTAGGACTGGGCCTGCCGTTCGTGCTCGTGGCGCTCGGCCTGCGCTCGTCCCAGCGTATGCTCACCGTGCTGCGGCGGCACCGGCTGCTCATCAAGCGGATCGGCGGCAGCCTGCTGGTACTCATCGGTCTCGCGCTGGTGACTGGCCTGTGGGGGCAGCTGGTGGGTTCGCTGCAGGGCCTGATCGCCGACTTCGAGGTGCTCGTATGA
- a CDS encoding TlpA family protein disulfide reductase translates to MNLRFPEFTGPRRRGVLLGGMAAVLVLAGCSGQDAITDDGVTSGYVAGDGTIETWAPAERSEPVELSGESYHEEPVDIADWRGGPVVLNFWYAECPPCRAEAPDLAQVSQDYADDGVHFLGVNHTNDAGTALAFERRFDVPYPSLHDRDAEGVAAVQGVVPLQAMPSTVVLDAEGRVAARVIGLVEASTLSGLLDDVLAEAP, encoded by the coding sequence GTGAACCTGCGGTTCCCCGAGTTCACCGGGCCGCGGCGGCGGGGCGTCCTGCTCGGCGGCATGGCCGCTGTGCTCGTGCTCGCCGGATGTTCCGGCCAGGATGCCATCACCGACGACGGCGTGACCTCCGGCTACGTCGCGGGAGACGGCACCATCGAGACCTGGGCGCCCGCCGAGCGGAGCGAGCCGGTCGAGCTCAGTGGCGAGAGCTATCACGAGGAGCCGGTGGACATCGCCGACTGGCGCGGCGGCCCCGTGGTGCTGAACTTCTGGTACGCCGAGTGCCCACCCTGCCGGGCCGAGGCGCCCGACCTCGCCCAGGTGTCGCAGGACTACGCCGACGACGGTGTCCACTTCCTCGGGGTGAATCACACCAACGACGCCGGCACTGCGCTGGCGTTCGAGCGCCGCTTCGACGTGCCCTACCCGAGCCTGCACGACCGTGATGCCGAGGGCGTGGCAGCCGTGCAGGGGGTGGTGCCGCTGCAGGCGATGCCGAGCACCGTGGTGCTCGACGCCGAAGGTCGAGTGGCCGCACGGGTGATCGGCCTGGTCGAGGCGAGCACGCTCAGCGGCCTGCTCGACGACGTGCTCGCCGAAGCACCATGA